The following are encoded in a window of Podospora pseudoanserina strain CBS 124.78 chromosome 6, whole genome shotgun sequence genomic DNA:
- a CDS encoding hypothetical protein (EggNog:ENOG503P27M; COG:S), protein MLSPVVHAGGMLAKRAYSNLADSSSDMPDEPQGPPIKWAPYGGLQLFINILLFLPMFLYIGYTLTHIYPTLAIVEDPLPAYDAIPINEPTNEDGDINKANTNKNAPPPTYNNNNNNNNNINGGSSSSPNGDAPLPTKPITSSLRATHRTLQSISGFRSQFRGLGCFLFLAFTTSILSGIFSFIPILGNLVVLLLTSQLMTALTHIIISVPRPANTPHGRTFFSRLPSWRRNLVATYQPILFYWIAIHASLILPGLLAGLIGLSPYDDNSQLKEGISGSEVAKLVCVLGVFVGLNLLLVVPAHVALVRVQATLLPHEEETIVPFDRTFGGSVEAEVINGRGFGSLRNALKTVSWGSWVRLYGQQVKILGVMVGLYAVMGGWLVVQFFFLGWRA, encoded by the coding sequence ATGCTCTCCCCCGTTGTACACGCGGGCGGCATGCTCGCCAAGCGGGCCTACTCCAACTTGGCCGACAGCTCCTCAGACATGCCCGATGAGCCTCAAGGACCCCCTATCAAGTGGGCGCCTTATGGCGGACTCCAActcttcatcaacatcctcctcttcctccccatgTTCCTCTACATCGGCTACACCCTCACCCACATCTACCCAaccctcgccatcgtcgaggaccccctccccgcctacgacgccatccccatcaacgAGCCCACCAACGAAGATGGCGACATCAACAAGGCAAATACCAACAAGAACGCTCCTCCCCCTacctacaacaacaacaacaacaacaacaacaacatcaacggtggctcttcctcctcccccaacggTGACGCCCCCCTCCCGACCAaacccatcacctcctccctccgcgCCACCCACCGCACCCTCCAATCCATCTCCGGCTTCCGGTCTCAATTCCGCGGTTTAGGgtgcttcctcttcctcgccttcacTACGAGCATCCTCTCAGgaatcttctccttcatccccatcctcggcaacctcgtcgtcctcctcctcacctcccaactCATGACCGCCCTAacccacatcatcatctcggTCCCCCGCCcggccaacaccccccacgGGCGCACCTTTTTCTCCCGCCTCCCTTCCTGGCGTCGCAACTTGGTAGCAACCTACCAGCCCATCCTCTTTTACTGGATCGCCATCCACGCCTCTCTCATCCTCCCGGGACTCCTGGCGGGCCTCATCGGCCTCTCCCCTTATGATGATAACTCCCAGCTCAAGGAGGGGATCTCAGGGTCGGAAGTCGCCAAGCTTGTTTGTGTGCTTGGGGTTTTTGTCGGGTTGAACTTGTTGCTTGTTGTGCCTGCTCATGTTGCTTTGGTGAGGGTGCAGGCCACGCTGTTGCCgcatgaggaggagacgatcGTGCCGTTTGACCGGACTTTCGGGGGGAGTGTGGAGGCTGAGGTGATcaatgggagggggtttgggagtttgaggaATGCGCTCAAGACGGTGAGctgggggagttgggttAGGTTGTATGGGCAGCAGGTTAAgattttgggggtgatggtgggattgTATGCCGTtatggggggttggttggtcgTGCAGTTCTTTTTTCTGGGGTGGAGGGCTTGA
- the PPM1 gene encoding carboxy methyl transferase for protein phosphatase 2A (COG:O; EggNog:ENOG503NUP8): MSAPSIPNLLSLRGSRGGSRGRGRGGSHRGSSSGPSASHDTTIQGTDTDAAVSRLSAVELGYLIDPFASYFVAPSPPPFYSGPGPGLPTPRRLPIINRGTYTRTTAIDILIHHFLSSTFSTGKPRQIVSLGAGTDTRCFRLFTSSQKHQNIHYHEIDFPVIISKKNTLIRTVPALNGILSPPMPLPNPATNQSYVSKQHANPKTGNTLTLHPLDLRFFPSSPSSLPGLSQECPTLLLSECCLCYLPPSTASDIITSFTSCFPSLGLVIYEPILPGDAFGRMMISNLAARGVTMPTLAVYQTQEDQERRLLEAGFREVRSRTVDQIWEEWVGEGERERVDGLERLDEVEEWKLLAGHYVIVWGWNEGEG, from the coding sequence ATGTCCGCCCCATCAATACCCAACCTTCTCTCCCTCCGCGGCAGCCGTGGAGGATCCCGAGGCCGGGGCCGGGGCGGCTCACACCGGGGTAGCTCCTCCGGGCCATCAGCCAGCCATGACACCACAATCCAGGGAACCGACACCGACGCTGCTGTCTCCCGCCTCAGCGCCGTAGAACTAGGCTACCTCATCGACCCCTTCGCCAGCTACTTCGTagctccctcaccaccaccgttctACTCCGGTCCAGGCCCAGGACTACCCACACCCCGCAGACTCCCAATAATAAACAGAGGAACATACACCCGCACGACAGCGATAGAcattctcatccaccacttcctctccagcacTTTCTCCACCGGCAAACCCCGGCAGATAGTCTCCCTCGGAGCAGGAACAGACACCCGCTGCTTTCGATTATTCACCTCGTctcaaaaacaccaaaacatccACTATCATGAAATCGACTTCCCGGTTATCATCTCCAAGAAGAACACCCTCATCCGGACAGTCCCAGCGCTGAACGGCATCCTCTCCCCGCCAATGCCACTCCCAAACCCGGCCACGAACCAGTCTTATGTCTCGAAGCAGCATGCGAACCCAAAAACAGGCAATACCCTCACTCTCCACCCGCTTGATCTCCGGTTttttccatcttctccttcctccctcccggGACTATCACAGGAGTGCCCgacactgctgctgtccGAATGCTGCCTTTGCTACCTCCCACCTTCGACAGCATCGGATATAATCACCTCTTTTACGTCTTGTTTTCCTAGTTTGGGGCTGGTGATTTACGAGCCGATTTTGCCGGGGGATGCGTTTGGACGGATGATGATTTCTAATCTTGCTGCGCGGGGGGTGACGATGCCGACTTTGGCGGTGTACCAGACGCAGGAGGaccaggagaggaggttgctggAGGCTGGATttagggaggtgaggagtAGGACTGTGGATCAGATttgggaggagtgggtgggggagggggagagggagagggtggatgggttggagaggttggatgaggtggaggagtggaagTTGTTGGCGGGGCATTATGTGattgtttgggggtggaatgaaggggaggggtga